One window from the genome of Ensifer canadensis encodes:
- a CDS encoding polysaccharide lyase, with translation MDTAGNAPDGNGDAATPLSWEANLVDGFEGDNFSPMGGLYYRDNVEQRAGSVEFQRDVTFRSAGALKLSVRPLWEGEDDRSERAEVWERTTLRVPYEKAVWYGFSVRFADPIPQGDHRHVIAQWKREIGPEARGDFSPFLALRLVRGRLFATVETTFPVICRRSSLSTDASALTPVFLRPEKRQMRALVATDPGWKPQDGRLFTAYTDRITVIHRGNELPTPHSGWIDFAVMTQPGPDGTGHIELFANDRWIVTVRGHIGHEEHGLGSRQYFKFGPYRSAAQGEWSLYFDNFRRSTRSEDVLGPAGLAALRSASD, from the coding sequence TTGGATACCGCTGGCAACGCACCTGACGGGAATGGCGACGCCGCGACGCCGTTGTCCTGGGAAGCCAACCTTGTTGACGGCTTCGAAGGCGACAACTTCTCGCCTATGGGTGGGCTCTATTACCGCGACAATGTCGAGCAACGTGCAGGCTCAGTCGAATTTCAGCGCGACGTCACCTTTCGTAGTGCCGGCGCGTTGAAGCTAAGCGTCCGACCGCTCTGGGAGGGCGAAGACGATCGAAGCGAGCGGGCGGAGGTGTGGGAACGCACGACACTGCGCGTACCTTATGAGAAGGCGGTCTGGTACGGCTTTTCCGTCAGGTTTGCCGATCCCATCCCGCAAGGGGACCACCGCCATGTGATCGCCCAATGGAAGCGCGAGATCGGTCCGGAGGCGAGGGGTGACTTCAGTCCGTTCCTGGCGCTTCGTCTCGTTCGCGGCCGACTGTTTGCGACCGTTGAGACCACTTTTCCGGTGATCTGTCGGCGCTCTTCTTTGTCGACCGACGCATCGGCCCTCACGCCGGTTTTTCTGCGGCCGGAAAAGCGGCAGATGCGTGCGCTGGTTGCCACCGACCCTGGCTGGAAGCCACAGGACGGGCGCCTGTTCACCGCCTACACGGATCGCATCACCGTCATCCACCGGGGTAATGAGCTGCCGACGCCGCATAGTGGATGGATTGACTTTGCAGTGATGACCCAGCCGGGACCGGATGGAACAGGGCATATCGAACTCTTCGCCAACGACCGCTGGATCGTGACGGTCCGAGGCCATATCGGGCATGAAGAACATGGGCTTGGCTCTCGGCAGTATTTCAAGTTCGGCCCGTACCGCTCGGCAGCCCAAGGCGAATGGTCGCTCTACTTCGACAACTTTCGCCGCTCCACACGCAGTGAAGACGTTCTTGGACCCGCCGGACTTGCGGCGCTACGCTCAGCATCAGATTAA
- a CDS encoding DUF2147 domain-containing protein has translation MSTGLASAADPIVGNWKTTLGDTAAIEPCGGGFCITLKSGKHAGEKIGTFEGDSGSYSGKITDPDAKKTYNGTISVSGDTVTLKGCVMKIVCESQKWSRL, from the coding sequence ATGTCGACCGGACTGGCGAGCGCAGCCGACCCGATCGTCGGAAACTGGAAGACGACGCTCGGCGACACCGCCGCGATCGAGCCGTGCGGCGGCGGCTTCTGCATTACGCTGAAGAGCGGCAAACACGCAGGCGAGAAGATCGGCACGTTTGAAGGAGATAGCGGCAGCTATTCTGGCAAGATCACCGATCCTGACGCGAAGAAGACCTACAACGGAACCATCAGCGTCTCTGGCGACACGGTCACCCTCAAGGGCTGCGTGATGAAGATAGTCTGCGAGTCGCAGAAATGGTCACGCCTTTAG
- a CDS encoding Lnb N-terminal periplasmic domain-containing protein, whose amino-acid sequence MPRLMAIILIFAIALIVAALTAWGSLALWFRLSLPDAGRAIGAGVFLVFGLFTVAALASRLRVRAILSFAGVFALVLFWWSSIKPEANAAWARDVARQVTGSIDGNSLTLTDVRDFGWRSNSDFTERWTTRTYDVSKVKTVDLFMSYWAGPKIAHVIFSFGFEDGEQLAWSIEVRHKVGGAFSPLADLFKNDPLVILAADERDVVGVRSNVRGEDVQVYRLRASPEQARNLLLEYVAEANALARTPQFYNSITTNCTTTVAKLMRVAGDKVPFDWRLIVNGYLPDYAYDRGAIDTSMPLAQLREISKIDERARADGLSPDFSKAIRVGVPSPAAAATP is encoded by the coding sequence ATGCCTCGTTTGATGGCGATCATCCTCATCTTCGCGATCGCGCTGATCGTGGCGGCTTTGACAGCCTGGGGTTCCCTGGCCCTCTGGTTTCGCCTTTCCCTGCCTGATGCCGGACGGGCAATTGGCGCTGGCGTCTTCCTCGTCTTCGGTCTCTTCACTGTAGCGGCGCTTGCCAGCCGGCTGCGCGTGAGGGCCATCCTTTCGTTCGCTGGCGTCTTCGCCCTTGTTCTCTTCTGGTGGAGCTCGATCAAGCCGGAAGCGAACGCAGCATGGGCACGGGATGTCGCCCGGCAGGTCACGGGTAGCATTGACGGAAATTCGCTGACCTTGACTGATGTCCGGGACTTCGGGTGGCGAAGCAATTCCGACTTCACGGAGCGCTGGACGACACGGACCTACGATGTGAGCAAAGTGAAGACCGTCGACCTGTTCATGTCATACTGGGCGGGGCCGAAGATCGCACATGTCATCTTCAGCTTCGGCTTCGAAGACGGAGAGCAACTCGCCTGGTCGATCGAGGTACGCCACAAGGTCGGTGGCGCGTTTTCTCCTCTTGCCGATCTCTTCAAGAACGACCCTCTGGTGATCCTTGCCGCGGACGAACGCGACGTTGTCGGCGTCCGCTCCAACGTGCGTGGCGAGGACGTCCAAGTCTATCGGCTGAGGGCCAGTCCAGAGCAGGCACGAAATCTGCTACTCGAATACGTGGCCGAGGCCAACGCTCTCGCCCGGACTCCGCAGTTCTACAATTCGATCACGACGAACTGCACGACGACCGTCGCCAAGCTGATGCGAGTCGCCGGAGACAAGGTCCCGTTCGACTGGCGGCTGATCGTCAACGGTTATCTTCCCGACTACGCCTATGACCGGGGAGCCATCGACACGTCGATGCCGCTTGCCCAGTTGCGAGAGATTTCCAAAATCGATGAGCGGGCGCGGGCGGACGGATTGTCGCCCGACTTCTCGAAGGCAATCCGCGTCGGAGTGCCCTCCCCGGCCGCCGCCGCCACACCGTAA
- a CDS encoding type II toxin-antitoxin system VapB family antitoxin → MRSTIDLDDALMERARSLTGTKEIAALVRQALETFVRVESGKRLIALGGTMPDAEAAPRRRSTAAK, encoded by the coding sequence ATGCGATCGACTATCGACCTCGACGACGCTCTCATGGAAAGAGCCAGATCCCTCACCGGTACAAAAGAAATCGCCGCTTTAGTCCGCCAAGCGTTGGAGACGTTTGTTCGTGTGGAGTCGGGAAAACGCCTCATCGCGCTCGGAGGAACTATGCCCGATGCGGAGGCAGCCCCACGCCGCCGGAGCACAGCGGCCAAGTGA
- a CDS encoding type II toxin-antitoxin system VapC family toxin, which produces MILADTSIWIDHFRHVDIELRRIIEDDGLLCHPAVIGELALGRLRDRGSVIPFLAAQREAFVATHDEVMTMIDRHDIFSMGIGYTEAHLLASVLLDQRAALWTRDKRLRAAAEKMGASLHTPVDARN; this is translated from the coding sequence GTGATACTTGCAGACACTTCTATCTGGATTGATCATTTCCGCCATGTCGATATAGAGCTGCGTAGGATTATTGAGGACGATGGCCTACTCTGCCATCCGGCTGTGATTGGCGAACTGGCGCTTGGCAGGCTTCGGGATCGCGGGAGCGTGATACCTTTCCTGGCCGCTCAGCGCGAAGCGTTCGTCGCAACACACGACGAAGTCATGACGATGATCGATCGCCACGACATTTTCAGCATGGGCATTGGCTACACTGAGGCCCATTTGCTGGCCTCGGTTCTCCTTGATCAGCGTGCGGCCTTATGGACCAGAGACAAGCGTCTGCGGGCAGCGGCCGAAAAGATGGGGGCTTCACTGCACACGCCTGTCGACGCGCGAAACTAG